In a single window of the Gossypium hirsutum isolate 1008001.06 chromosome A13, Gossypium_hirsutum_v2.1, whole genome shotgun sequence genome:
- the LOC107894887 gene encoding transcription factor MYB60, which produces MGRSPCCDKVGIKKGPWTPEEDILLVSYVQEHGPGNWRLVPTNTGLQRCSKSCRLRWTNYLRPGIKRGNFTPHEEGMIIHLQALLGNKWAAIASYLPQRTDNDVKNYWNTHLKKKLKKFQPAMELPQMAQACLNKTLATGSSSTIATYASSTENISRLLQGWMRASPNICSNQSAIILQTQSKDESGGGDLMSNEHFESILWFENMNNVAWEKSACGSTTSKGGFQDSGNDDQFSVEITQEMKQKTGNNSKFYPSFSSLEKWLLDDSCAGQVEEMNQSMELSPIF; this is translated from the exons ATGGGAAGATCTCCTTGCTGTGATAAAGTTGGCATCAAGAAAGGTCCATGGACCCCTGAGGAAGACATCCTTCTTGTTTCTTACGTCCAAGAACACGGACCTGGGAATTGGAGACTAGTGCCCACTAACACTG ggttgCAGAGATGCAGCAAAAGTTGCAGGCTTCGATGGACAAACTATCTGAGACCAGGAATCAAGAGAGGGAACTTTACACCTCATGAAGAAGGGATGATTATTCATTTGCAAGCTTTATTGGGTAACAA ATGGGCAGCCATTGCTTCATATTTACCACAAAGAACAGATAATGATGTAAAGAACTACTGGAACACCCACTTGAAGAAGAAGCTAAAGAAGTTTCAGCCAGCTATGGAACTCCCCCAGATGGCTCAGGCTTGCTTGAATAAAACCCTAGCTACTGGTTCAAGTTCAACCATTGCTACATATGCTTCAAGCACTGAGAATATTTCTCGTCTTCTTCAAGGTTGGATGAGAGCATCACCAAATATTTGCAGTAATCAGAGTGCCATAATTCTCCAAACCCAGTCGAAAGATGAAAGCGGAGGTGGTGATTTGATGTCGAACGAACATTTTGAGTCCATTTTATGGTTTGAGAACATGAATAATGTTGCATGGGAGAAATCCGCTTGTGGTTCTACTACTTCAAAGGGTGGTTTTCAAGATTCTGGGAATGATGATCAGTTCAGTGTTGAAATTACCCAAGAAATGAAGCAAAAAACTGGGAATAATAGCAAATTTTATCCTTCATTTTCATCTCTTGAGAAATGGCTTTTGGATGACAGTTGTGCAGGTCAAGTTGAAGAGATGAATCAGTCGATGGAACTTTCCCCAATTTTCTaa